One genomic segment of Desulfocapsa sulfexigens DSM 10523 includes these proteins:
- a CDS encoding ubiquinol-cytochrome c reductase iron-sulfur subunit, whose protein sequence is MTCPAPQKHLTTKRRFLLLCASIAALYPIVRFIGYSIPRKPRIVEIASPLPAGGFHLGPDFVLFDTGTDAWALSRKCTHLGCTVNFHEKDNLLECPCHQSRFSKEGLVLHGPAKKPLPRYKVERLKDNGGYIVII, encoded by the coding sequence ATGACATGTCCTGCCCCCCAAAAACACTTGACGACCAAACGCAGATTCCTTCTTCTTTGCGCAAGCATTGCAGCCCTCTACCCTATTGTCCGTTTCATTGGCTATTCAATTCCCCGTAAACCGCGAATTGTTGAAATTGCCTCCCCCCTGCCAGCAGGTGGCTTTCACCTTGGCCCCGACTTTGTGCTTTTTGACACTGGTACAGACGCATGGGCGCTTTCAAGAAAATGCACGCATCTAGGGTGTACTGTCAATTTCCACGAAAAGGACAACCTTCTCGAATGTCCCTGCCACCAAAGCCGATTTTCCAAAGAAGGCCTGGTACTCCATGGCCCTGCAAAAAAGCCTTTGCCTCGCTATAAAGTTGAGAGACTAAAGGACAATGGTGGATACATTGTCATTATTTGA